A single region of the Triticum dicoccoides isolate Atlit2015 ecotype Zavitan chromosome 2B, WEW_v2.0, whole genome shotgun sequence genome encodes:
- the LOC119361486 gene encoding disease resistance protein PIK6-NP-like has translation MEGTTAQLVSIVGQLVGREYRQLRGVSAQVAELSDELETMKAILRMLSEAEEGAVDHFIRVWMKQVRELAYDAEDCVHLYIFRIRCRSRDRFLVWSKHMLGTLSSRRQLALEIKALRARAVVISERQERYGLSREVLSRSTSPSASTPVLGHALRQVPNDPDHLVGITEKATRLAAKVKAVTDNDMTLKVFSVVGFGGLGKTTLAMEVCRQLEADFQGQAQVSVSQAFRDTKDLEGLLKRILLQIVKPRKIGIDDDDDEQDPPDDDIDSMRVDKLTDKLKEVLEDMR, from the coding sequence ATGGAAGGAACGACCGCCCAGCTTGTGTCCATCGTCGGGCAGCTGGTGGGTAGGGAGTACCGGCAGCTCCGCGGCGTGAGTGCCCAGGTGGCTGAGCTCAGCGACGAGCTGGAAACCATGAAAGCCATCCTCCGCATGCTCTCCGAAGCAGAAGAGGGCGCCGTGGACCACTTCATCCGGGTGTGGATGAAGCAGGTGCGCGAGCTCGCCTATGACGCCGAGGACTGCGTGCACCTCTACATCTTCCGCATCCGGTGCCGGTCCAGAGACCGCTTCCTCGTATGGTCGAAACACATGCTGGGTACGCTTTCTTCTCGCCGCCAGCTTGCTTTGGAGATCAAGGCACTCCGCGCCCGTGCTGTCGTGATCAGCGAGCGCCAGGAACGTTACGGGCTCAGCCGTGAGGTGCTGAGCCGCTCTACTTCTCCTTCCGCTTCCACGCCTGTGCTCGGCCATGCGCTCAGGCAGGTGCCAAACGACCCTGACCATCTAGTCGGCATCACGGAGAAGGCTACCAGACTGGCCGCCAAGGTGAAGGCGGTGACTGACAATGACATGACGCTCAAGGTTTTCTCCGTCGTgggattcggcgggctcgggaagACTACGCTGGCGATGGAGGTGTGCCGGCAGTTGGAGGCCGACTTCCAAGGCCAAGCTCAAGTGTCTGTGTCCCAGGCGTTCCGCGACACGAAAGATTTGGAGGGATTACTGAAGCGCATACTTCTTCAAATCGTCAAGCCACGAAAGATAGgcatcgacgacgacgacgatgaacaAGATCCACCGGACGATGACATCGACAGCATGCGTGTAGACAAGCTTACCGACAAGCTCAAGGAGGTTCTCGAGGACATGAGGTAA